The DNA sequence CCATATTGCTGGCGGCGCGTTGTAAGACCCCTTGAAAAAGGGCGCTTAATTCTTCCAACGGAAGGTATTCTAAGCCGTTGGGACGGGATAGAGGGTGGGGAGGAGGCGAACGGTAGCGTTGGCCCGATTGCTGCTCTTCCTTTTGGATGAGGGCTTGGGCAGCTTTTTTGATGCGGCAATATTCGACGAGTTGATGGATCAGTTCAAAGCGGCCGTCGTTGAGCTCTTCTTCCGTATTGCTTTCATCATCGGCAGTTTGGGGGAGGAGCCGCTTGCTTTTCAGCCAGACTAAAGTAGCGGCTGTTCCGACGAATTCGGCCCCCACTTCCAAGGTACAGGATGCAGTGTCGAGATGCTTGTCGATAAATTGCTCTGTTAGCAACTGCAAAGGAACGTCATAGATATCCACCTCTCCCCTTAGCACTAAGTGCACCAAAAAGTCGAGAGGCCCTACAAAGTTATGTAATGTAAGCGGGACGGAGTCTAGAATATTCATGGCTATAGTTTAATCAAAAGAAGGATTGGGAGCCATGGTTTTTTAACCCTGCACTGCATGCAATAAAAGTAGGAGTTTTTTGAGGGCGGGAATAAGAAAAATTAAATTTTTACTTTAAGTTTTAAGGAGTTACAATTATTGATGTAGGGATACTCAAAACCAGGCTAATATTATGCTCCGTTGGAAATTTCTGTTTCACGCTTTCATCCTTTCTTCACTCCCGTTTTTTTGCCATGCTGACCAAGACTTGCTAAAAACTTCTGATGTTCAGAAGGTTATGCAAGAACTTTTACAGCGTCATGTCGAGAAGAAAGAAGTAAGCCCGGAGCTATTACAAAATGCAGTCCGCGCGTATATCGAACAGTTTGATTCCGGACATGTGTATTTATTAGAACAGGAAGTAAAACCCTTTGTTTATCTCAGTCCCACAGAGCTGAGTGCCTTAAAAGAAGACTATGCGAAAGGGGATTTTAGCCTATTTAAAAAAATTGATGTCCTATTTGTCCGTGCTATTGAACGTGCGCGCTCAGTCCGCAAAGAGCTTTATGCCACTCCGGATACATTATTTACTGCCAGTTCACAGGCAGCAAAAGAAGCGCTGGAAGGATCGCCTGTGCTCCCATTTGCAACATCGCCTGCAGCTTTGAAAGAACGTAATCAAAACGAGCTCATTGCATATATCCGTTCACAAATGCGCCGTTTCGGAGCTGCCGATGTTCTGAATCAAAAGAAATCCGTATTAGCTAATTACGAAGACGAAGCGCGCACCCATGAAAATCCTTACCTTTTTGAAGATATTGAAGGCAAACCCTTAGTTGCCTCCGCTAAAGAAAATATATTTACTATCCACGTATTAAAAGCCTTCGCCACCATTCTAGATGCCCATACCAGCGTGTTCAATCCGGAAGAAGCTTACGATATGCGCGTACGCTTGGAAAAACAATTCAACGGCGTCGGCATTATCGTCCGTAAAAAACCCGACGGTGTCTTTGTTGAAAGAATATTGCGTGATAGCCCCGCGGCAAAACAAGGG is a window from the Parachlamydiales bacterium genome containing:
- a CDS encoding segregation/condensation protein A → MNILDSVPLTLHNFVGPLDFLVHLVLRGEVDIYDVPLQLLTEQFIDKHLDTASCTLEVGAEFVGTAATLVWLKSKRLLPQTADDESNTEEELNDGRFELIHQLVEYCRIKKAAQALIQKEEQQSGQRYRSPPPHPLSRPNGLEYLPLEELSALFQGVLQRAASNMGTVYEEKFKVADAMKFMKEQLKEHGSLSFDFIFHEVLCREEMIVTFLALLELMKIGILAVVRGENNLPLIVPQTENA